The proteins below are encoded in one region of Candidatus Krumholzibacteriota bacterium:
- a CDS encoding glycosyltransferase family 4 protein, with amino-acid sequence MRIGMVLQERIPPSDIRVAKEARTLARAGHEVHLLLERGDGQPVEETIGDISLARLVHMGSLRRKYHRYTFNFTFRDALWRRAIDRFVAERGIEALHVHDLPLVREGVEAGRRAGIPVVADLHENYPDGLQVWYTGRLKKKTIYDRRRWARYEREVLRETDAVIAVVEESRDRLAALGLPRGKIVVVPNTADMRMTHAAVDPAIVERYRGRFVVSYIGKFSAHRGLDVAIRGAAALRGRVPSLLLLLVGDRNRPCMERLERLVAELGAGDLVEMPGWQPYERIWSYIQASDVCLVPHNRNPHTDTTIPHKIFQYMLIEKPVIVSDCPPLARVIEDSGGGRVFRWNDPADLAGRIEELAGDEALRRRIGAAGRAAVIDRYNWDSTSGGLVALYDRLAGQAARSAPDGAGNPGRERTDQS; translated from the coding sequence ATGCGTATCGGAATGGTGCTGCAGGAACGGATACCGCCCAGCGATATCCGCGTCGCCAAGGAGGCGCGGACGCTCGCCCGCGCCGGGCACGAGGTCCATCTCCTTCTCGAACGCGGAGACGGGCAGCCCGTCGAGGAAACGATCGGCGACATCAGCCTCGCGCGCCTCGTGCACATGGGTTCGCTGCGCCGAAAATATCATCGCTACACCTTCAACTTCACCTTCCGCGACGCCCTCTGGCGCCGCGCGATCGACCGGTTCGTCGCCGAGCGCGGGATCGAGGCCCTTCACGTCCACGATCTGCCGCTCGTCCGCGAGGGCGTCGAGGCGGGCCGCCGCGCCGGGATCCCCGTGGTGGCCGACCTGCACGAGAACTACCCCGACGGCCTCCAGGTGTGGTACACGGGCCGCCTCAAGAAGAAGACGATCTACGACCGGCGCCGATGGGCGCGCTACGAGCGCGAGGTGCTTCGCGAGACCGACGCGGTGATCGCCGTCGTGGAGGAGTCGCGCGACCGCCTCGCCGCTCTCGGGCTGCCCCGCGGGAAGATCGTCGTCGTGCCGAACACGGCCGACATGCGGATGACGCACGCCGCGGTCGATCCGGCGATCGTCGAGCGGTACCGGGGGCGGTTCGTCGTCTCCTACATCGGCAAGTTCTCGGCCCACCGGGGACTCGACGTGGCGATCAGGGGGGCCGCCGCGCTCCGCGGACGCGTGCCCTCGCTGCTGCTCCTCCTCGTCGGCGATCGGAACCGCCCCTGCATGGAAAGACTCGAGCGGCTCGTCGCCGAGCTCGGCGCCGGCGACCTGGTGGAGATGCCCGGGTGGCAGCCCTACGAGCGGATCTGGAGCTACATCCAGGCGAGCGACGTCTGCCTCGTGCCGCACAACCGCAATCCGCACACCGATACGACGATCCCGCACAAGATCTTCCAGTACATGCTCATCGAGAAGCCGGTGATCGTCAGCGACTGTCCGCCGCTGGCGCGGGTAATCGAGGACTCGGGAGGCGGCCGCGTCTTCCGCTGGAACGACCCGGCGGATCTCGCCGGCCGGATCGAGGAACTCGCGGGAGACGAGGCGCTGAGGAGGCGGATCGGCGCGGCCGGGCGCGCCGCCGTCATCGACCGGTACAACTGGGACAGCACGAGCGGCGGGCTGGTCGCGCTCTACGACCGGCTCGCCGGACAGGCGGCCCGCTCCGCCCCCGACGGGGCCGGAAACCCGGGCCGGGAAAGGACCGATCAGTCGTGA
- a CDS encoding class I SAM-dependent RNA methyltransferase, translating into MGSTVYTTEIQKIVYGGLGLAFHEEETVFLPYAAPGDVVEFSVVKRKKNCLFGRIDRVVEPSPARREPACPVFGDCGGCHFLHLDEANELQVKTETVLENLSRIARIRTGAASVVASPSRSGYRNHCVVHVDAERRTGFLRRESNEVVAFPPGGCLLLPEEMREAIAALPADALPPGGEVRVRMDRFGAINFRGLLDRVDPPDVLMEAGGMLFPVSADAFFQVNRLLNDELISLVLSLRLGGRRRLLDLYCGVGFFTLPAARIVGEAIGVERLREAVKDATAAAHLNKVSNVRFRAGRAEDLVGRMKDIDAVIADPPRSGIPKRAMAGILRLRPAVVILVSCDPPTLARDTARLVEAGYVPGGFHVVDLFPGTYHVETVALFTRG; encoded by the coding sequence ATGGGATCGACCGTCTACACGACGGAGATACAGAAGATCGTCTACGGCGGCCTGGGCCTCGCCTTCCACGAGGAGGAGACGGTCTTCCTCCCCTATGCGGCCCCCGGCGACGTCGTCGAGTTCTCCGTCGTCAAGCGGAAGAAGAACTGCCTGTTCGGCCGCATCGACCGCGTCGTCGAACCGTCTCCCGCGCGCCGCGAACCGGCCTGCCCCGTCTTCGGGGACTGCGGGGGCTGTCATTTCCTCCACCTCGACGAAGCAAACGAGCTGCAGGTGAAGACGGAGACGGTGCTCGAGAACCTTTCCCGGATCGCCCGCATCCGGACCGGGGCGGCGTCGGTCGTGGCCTCGCCGTCCAGGTCGGGCTACCGCAACCACTGCGTCGTGCACGTCGACGCCGAGCGGCGAACCGGCTTTCTCCGGCGCGAATCGAACGAGGTCGTTGCCTTTCCGCCCGGGGGCTGCCTGCTCCTCCCCGAGGAGATGCGCGAGGCGATCGCCGCCCTTCCCGCCGACGCCCTCCCTCCCGGCGGAGAGGTGCGCGTCCGGATGGACCGTTTCGGCGCGATCAATTTCAGGGGCCTGCTCGACCGCGTCGACCCGCCCGATGTCCTCATGGAGGCGGGAGGGATGCTCTTCCCCGTCTCCGCCGACGCCTTCTTCCAGGTCAACCGGCTGCTCAACGACGAGCTGATCAGCCTCGTCCTCTCGCTCCGCCTCGGCGGACGGCGCCGGCTCCTCGATCTCTACTGCGGCGTGGGCTTCTTCACGCTGCCGGCGGCGAGGATCGTCGGCGAGGCGATCGGCGTCGAACGCCTGCGCGAGGCGGTGAAGGACGCCACGGCGGCGGCGCATCTCAACAAGGTCTCGAACGTCCGCTTCCGCGCGGGACGCGCCGAGGATCTCGTGGGACGCATGAAGGACATCGACGCCGTGATCGCCGACCCGCCGCGGTCGGGGATCCCGAAACGCGCGATGGCGGGCATCCTGCGGCTGCGCCCCGCCGTCGTCATCCTCGTCTCCTGCGATCCGCCCACGCTCGCGCGCGACACCGCGCGGCTCGTCGAGGCGGGGTACGTTCCCGGCGGCTTCCACGTCGTCGACCTCTTCCCCGGCACCTACCACGTCGAGACGGTCGCCCTCTTCACGCGGGGCTGA
- a CDS encoding ATP-dependent 6-phosphofructokinase encodes MRIGVLTGGGDAPGLNPAIAGVVERAHELGYEVIGLKRGWEALSVEENDCHVVPLGPEVIREYSRFGGSKLLCSRTNPVSEANDRTEVVAENVKKLKLDAVIAMGGDDTLGAAAALWDRIELPVVGIPKTIDRDLAGTEYSLGFDTALNVICNSAEQIAHSAQSHQTIFFLEVMGRHAGWLALRGGEAAFADIVLIPEQAFTVDHLADVIRRRLDESRRIGFEHMYQIIVVAEGAHIIGEDEVRKDAKLDEFGHYSLGGVGNYLKGLMEHEFHHTRTSALAYLQRGAPPSQKDRQIGRRFGKNAVEMIKNKDYGYMVAVQKSRLAKVPLDAIKASPRLVDVDRYYDRENLNVRIEWTIMGE; translated from the coding sequence ATGCGCATCGGAGTGCTCACGGGAGGCGGCGACGCCCCCGGTCTGAACCCGGCGATCGCGGGGGTCGTCGAGCGCGCCCACGAACTCGGCTACGAGGTGATCGGTCTCAAGCGCGGGTGGGAGGCCCTGAGCGTCGAGGAGAACGATTGCCACGTCGTCCCGCTCGGCCCCGAGGTCATCCGGGAATACAGCCGGTTCGGCGGAAGCAAGCTGCTCTGCAGCCGGACGAACCCGGTCTCCGAGGCGAACGACCGCACCGAGGTCGTCGCGGAGAACGTCAAGAAGCTGAAGCTCGACGCCGTGATCGCCATGGGCGGCGACGACACGCTCGGCGCCGCGGCCGCGCTGTGGGACCGCATCGAGCTTCCCGTCGTCGGCATCCCCAAGACGATCGACCGCGATCTCGCCGGCACGGAGTATTCGCTCGGCTTCGACACGGCCCTCAACGTGATCTGCAACTCCGCCGAGCAGATCGCCCACTCCGCGCAGTCGCACCAGACGATCTTCTTTCTCGAGGTGATGGGGCGCCACGCGGGCTGGCTGGCACTGCGCGGCGGCGAGGCGGCATTCGCCGACATCGTCCTGATCCCCGAGCAGGCCTTCACCGTCGACCACCTCGCCGACGTCATCCGCCGGCGTCTCGACGAGAGCAGGCGGATCGGCTTCGAGCACATGTACCAGATCATCGTGGTCGCCGAGGGGGCGCACATCATCGGCGAGGACGAGGTCCGCAAGGACGCCAAGCTCGACGAGTTCGGCCACTACAGCCTCGGCGGCGTCGGCAACTACCTGAAGGGGCTGATGGAGCACGAGTTCCATCATACGAGGACCTCGGCGCTCGCGTACCTGCAGCGGGGCGCTCCCCCGTCGCAGAAGGACCGGCAGATCGGCCGGCGATTCGGCAAGAACGCCGTCGAGATGATAAAGAACAAGGATTACGGGTACATGGTGGCCGTGCAGAAATCGCGGCTCGCGAAGGTGCCCCTCGATGCGATCAAGGCGTCGCCGCGCCTCGTCGACGTGGATCGCTACTACGACAGGGAGAATCTCAACGTCAGGATCGAGTGGACGATCATGGGCGAGTGA
- a CDS encoding thioredoxin fold domain-containing protein — protein MHRTAIAACVALAAAALVTGCGHVDEAPPAPPAPPVVWHGFDEGLALAAKEKKPVVIDFYTSWCVWCKRMDQRTFSDPGIRSYLAEHFVAVRLDAEARGARHTFEGRAYSAVELTRRFGVRGFPSLGYLGRDGTIVTVVPGFQTPGQLKPMLEYVEKECYRNQMSFEEFLERRGDCD, from the coding sequence ATGCATCGAACGGCGATCGCGGCATGCGTGGCCCTCGCGGCCGCGGCTCTTGTGACCGGTTGCGGACACGTCGACGAGGCGCCCCCGGCGCCCCCGGCGCCGCCGGTCGTCTGGCACGGCTTCGACGAGGGGCTCGCGCTCGCCGCGAAGGAGAAGAAGCCCGTCGTGATCGACTTCTACACCTCGTGGTGCGTGTGGTGCAAGCGCATGGACCAGCGGACCTTCTCCGATCCCGGCATCCGCTCCTACCTCGCGGAGCATTTCGTGGCCGTCCGTCTCGATGCCGAGGCCCGGGGCGCGCGGCATACCTTCGAGGGCCGCGCGTACTCCGCCGTGGAGCTGACCCGCCGTTTCGGCGTGCGCGGATTCCCCTCCCTCGGCTACCTCGGCCGGGACGGAACGATCGTGACGGTCGTTCCCGGGTTCCAGACACCGGGACAGCTGAAGCCGATGCTCGAGTACGTGGAGAAGGAGTGTTACCGGAACCAGATGTCCTTCGAGGAGTTCCTCGAGCGGCGGGGCGATTGCGACTGA